The following proteins are co-located in the Hydrogenophaga sp. RAC07 genome:
- the dtd gene encoding D-aminoacyl-tRNA deacylase — MISVLQRVSEARVEIAGEVVGQIGPGLLVLLCAEPDDTEAVGEKMLAKILKLRIFGDAAGKMNLSVQDMAGGLLVVSQFTLAADTKSGNRPGFTAAAPPALGEALYDAFVKSARASHPVVQTGCFGADMKVHLVNDGPVTIPLQIKIQA, encoded by the coding sequence TTGATTTCCGTACTGCAGCGCGTGAGCGAAGCCCGCGTGGAGATTGCCGGTGAGGTGGTGGGACAGATCGGACCAGGCCTGCTGGTTCTGCTGTGCGCCGAGCCCGACGACACCGAGGCCGTGGGCGAGAAGATGCTGGCCAAGATCCTGAAGCTGCGCATCTTTGGTGATGCCGCCGGCAAGATGAACCTCAGCGTGCAGGACATGGCGGGCGGGTTGCTGGTGGTGAGCCAGTTCACCCTGGCTGCCGACACCAAGAGCGGCAACCGGCCCGGCTTCACCGCAGCAGCGCCGCCAGCGCTGGGCGAGGCGCTTTACGACGCGTTTGTGAAATCCGCACGCGCTTCGCACCCGGTGGTGCAGACCGGCTGTTTCGGCGCCGACATGAAAGTGCACCTGGTCAACGACGGGCCGGTGACCATCCCCTTGCAGATCAAGATTCAAGCGTAA
- a CDS encoding cation diffusion facilitator family transporter — translation MTPAHARLLTPRRLLMASVAVALMTIALKTGAWLITDSVGLLSDAMESLVNLASAVFGLVMVTIAARPADEDHPYGHHKAEYFSSGFEGILIIAAALGIIWVAGHRFFDPQPIEQVGWGLALSVVSSALNGLLAWVMFRAAKEHRSIALEADAKHLVTDVWTSVGVVVGIALVSFTGWLWLDPLVAMGVAANILKEGFHLMWRSSQGLMDEALEPEVMATIQETLDGFASVEGEASIIRFDHVSTRKAGQRRFVDLHMHMPASWSLGRAAAVRASVEQALMSAVPGLRATIQLLPSDVEAHFDDERDLI, via the coding sequence ATGACCCCTGCCCACGCCCGACTGCTCACGCCCCGACGACTGCTCATGGCCTCGGTGGCGGTGGCCCTGATGACGATCGCCTTGAAGACCGGCGCCTGGCTCATCACCGACTCGGTGGGTCTGCTGTCGGACGCGATGGAGTCGCTGGTGAACCTGGCCAGCGCGGTCTTCGGCCTGGTGATGGTGACGATCGCAGCGCGCCCGGCCGACGAGGACCACCCCTATGGCCACCACAAGGCCGAGTATTTCTCGTCGGGCTTCGAAGGCATCCTGATCATCGCCGCCGCGCTCGGCATCATCTGGGTCGCCGGGCACCGTTTCTTTGACCCGCAGCCGATCGAGCAGGTGGGCTGGGGCCTGGCGCTCTCGGTGGTGAGTTCCGCGCTCAACGGCCTGCTGGCCTGGGTCATGTTTCGCGCCGCGAAGGAACACCGGTCCATCGCGCTGGAGGCCGATGCCAAGCACCTCGTGACCGACGTGTGGACCTCGGTCGGCGTGGTGGTCGGCATTGCGCTGGTGAGCTTCACCGGCTGGCTCTGGCTCGACCCGCTGGTGGCCATGGGCGTGGCGGCCAACATCCTGAAAGAGGGTTTTCACCTCATGTGGCGCTCGTCGCAGGGCCTGATGGACGAAGCGCTGGAGCCCGAGGTGATGGCCACCATCCAGGAAACGCTGGACGGTTTTGCCTCCGTTGAAGGGGAGGCCAGCATCATCCGGTTCGACCACGTGAGCACACGCAAGGCGGGGCAACGGCGCTTTGTGGACCTGCACATGCACATGCCGGCGAGCTGGTCGCTGGGCCGCGCGGCCGCCGTGCGCGCGAGCGTGGAGCAGGCGCTGATGAGCGCGGTGCCGGGGCTGCGGGCCACCATCCAGCTGCTGCCCAGCGATGTGGAAGCGCACTTTGACGATGAGAGGGATCTGATTTGA
- the glgB gene encoding 1,4-alpha-glucan branching protein GlgB, producing the protein MTTTTTSNPAPTTAPSSPGFWLGETDVWLLAEGKHLRPWQKLGAHATTLDGQAGTAFAVWAPHARLVALVGDFNQWRAQPMRLRPECGVWELFVPGAAVGDWYKFEVQGSDGRHVFKTDPYARETELPPGNAARVCEPLRAPADRGGAAHERPDLPMAIYEVHAGSWRRPDGPHTVPTWDDLTTHLVPYAVDMGFTHIELMPVSEHPFYASWGYQPTGLYAPTARHGSPESFRRFVQTAHAAGLKVILDWVPAHFPTDEHALARFDGTALYEHADPREGFHRDWNTLIYNFGRFEVRNFLVGNALFWVEQYGIDGLRVDAVASMLYRDYSRPAGEWVPNEHGGRENLEAIAFLREVHEVLHQEAPRATTMAEESTAFPRVTGLVSEGGLGFDHKWNMGWMHDTLSYFALDPIHRRWHHHKMTFAMMYAHTEDFVLPLSHDEVVHGKGSLLNKMAGDRWQQLANLRALYAWMYAHPGKKLLFMGAELAQPTEWDHDAELPWQLLQDPAHAGVQHLVRDLNHVYRSAPALFARDTDPYSFQWLVVDDADHSVLAFARYGHALEDTVVVIANLTPMVRHGYRVGLPHGGHWQERLNTDSSHYGGSNVGNHGRVLADDLAQHGQRWSAALTLPPLAVLWLQPEVD; encoded by the coding sequence ATGACCACCACAACCACATCCAACCCAGCCCCCACCACGGCCCCCTCCTCCCCCGGTTTCTGGCTCGGCGAGACCGATGTCTGGTTGCTGGCCGAAGGCAAGCACCTGCGTCCCTGGCAGAAGCTCGGGGCCCACGCCACCACGCTGGACGGACAGGCCGGCACCGCGTTCGCCGTCTGGGCGCCGCACGCCCGCCTCGTGGCGCTGGTGGGCGATTTCAACCAGTGGCGCGCACAGCCCATGCGCCTGCGCCCCGAGTGCGGCGTGTGGGAACTCTTCGTGCCCGGCGCGGCGGTGGGCGACTGGTACAAATTTGAAGTGCAGGGCAGCGACGGCCGCCACGTCTTCAAGACCGACCCCTACGCCCGAGAGACCGAGCTGCCGCCGGGCAACGCGGCCCGGGTGTGCGAGCCCCTGCGCGCACCGGCCGACCGGGGTGGCGCGGCACACGAACGCCCCGACCTGCCCATGGCCATCTACGAGGTGCATGCAGGCTCGTGGCGCCGGCCCGACGGGCCGCACACCGTGCCGACCTGGGACGACCTCACCACCCACCTCGTGCCCTACGCGGTGGACATGGGCTTCACCCATATCGAGCTGATGCCGGTGAGCGAGCACCCGTTCTACGCTTCGTGGGGCTACCAGCCCACCGGCCTGTACGCACCCACCGCGCGCCACGGTTCGCCCGAATCGTTCCGCCGATTCGTGCAGACCGCGCACGCCGCCGGGCTCAAGGTCATCCTGGACTGGGTACCCGCCCACTTCCCCACCGACGAACACGCGCTGGCCCGGTTCGACGGTACGGCGCTGTATGAGCATGCCGACCCGCGCGAAGGTTTCCACCGCGACTGGAACACGCTGATCTACAACTTCGGCCGCTTCGAGGTGCGCAACTTCCTCGTGGGCAACGCGCTGTTCTGGGTCGAGCAGTACGGCATCGACGGACTGCGCGTGGACGCGGTGGCCTCCATGCTGTACCGCGACTACAGCCGCCCGGCCGGCGAATGGGTGCCCAACGAGCACGGCGGGCGCGAGAACCTGGAAGCCATTGCCTTCCTGCGCGAGGTGCACGAGGTGCTGCACCAGGAGGCCCCACGCGCCACCACCATGGCCGAAGAATCCACCGCTTTCCCGCGTGTGACCGGCCTGGTGTCCGAGGGCGGCCTGGGCTTCGACCACAAATGGAACATGGGCTGGATGCACGACACCCTGTCGTACTTCGCACTCGACCCGATCCACCGGCGCTGGCACCACCACAAGATGACCTTCGCGATGATGTACGCGCACACCGAAGACTTTGTGCTGCCGCTCTCGCACGACGAGGTGGTCCACGGCAAGGGTTCGCTGCTGAACAAGATGGCCGGCGACCGCTGGCAACAGCTGGCCAACCTGCGTGCGCTGTACGCCTGGATGTACGCCCACCCGGGCAAGAAGCTGCTCTTCATGGGCGCCGAACTTGCCCAGCCCACCGAGTGGGACCACGACGCCGAGCTGCCCTGGCAGCTGCTGCAAGACCCGGCGCACGCCGGCGTGCAGCACCTCGTGCGCGACCTCAACCACGTCTACCGCAGCGCGCCGGCCCTCTTCGCGCGCGACACCGACCCCTACAGCTTCCAGTGGCTGGTGGTGGACGACGCCGACCACTCGGTGCTGGCCTTCGCCCGCTACGGCCACGCACTCGAAGACACGGTGGTGGTGATCGCCAACCTCACGCCCATGGTGCGCCATGGCTACCGCGTGGGCCTGCCGCACGGCGGGCACTGGCAGGAACGGCTCAACACCGACTCCAGCCACTACGGCGGCAGCAACGTGGGCAACCACGGCCGCGTGCTGGCCGACGATCTGGCGCAGCACGGCCAGCGCTGGTCGGCGGCCCTGACGCTGCCTCCGTTGGCCGTGCTGTGGCTTCAACCCGAGGTGGACTGA
- the glgX gene encoding glycogen debranching protein GlgX — translation MPPCAVPALGAHLRSQDGVDGVHFSVWAPDAHGVNVCLFEPGAPAEHRRVALQPAGDGVWSAFAPGVGAGQLYGLRASGPWAPEAGHRFNPARLLLDPWALALLGDTGRLALQTGHTCADPMHPTQAWSEHQPDPADNAAHMPRCVVVDAQAELAAGLAIAPGPAIAADRVVIYEAHVKALTRLHPELPEHQRGTYAALAHPAVVQHLQGLGITTVCLLPVHQHISERHLIERDLSNHWGYNTLNAFAPEPAYAAAGADDTAAVRAEFRHMVDTLHRAGIEVVLDVVFNHTAESDLDGPTLSWRGLGQNRWYAMDKHGVPHNFSGTGNSLAFSEPRVQQWVLDSLRWWVQAFGVDGFRFDLAVSLGRDAALGHAFNPRSALLSAMAHDPVLRSVRLIAEPWDVGPNGYHLGGFEAGWMEWNDRFRDGVRAFWLGHHGTRGELATRVCASGDVFHQRGRLPAASVNMVTAHDGFNLADLTAHQHKHNAANGEDNRDGHGHNLSANGGVEGATDDPEVLHRRGLWRRALLATLFCAQGTPQLLAGDELGHSQHGNNNSYCQDNTTTWLDWTGADTELAAFVARLAALRRQHPGLRHARWFDGAGNTDHTALPDIAWLDTDGQPLRADAWQARDRHTLTALVTVGEGNAPPHERLLIVWHADHGRCQLPLPPGDWVLLLNSARAQVLLPGEAADTVNGPLALHEASVWVLVQGLRVSDATQ, via the coding sequence ATGCCCCCTTGCGCTGTTCCCGCGCTGGGCGCGCACCTGCGTTCACAAGATGGCGTCGACGGCGTGCACTTTTCCGTCTGGGCACCCGACGCCCACGGCGTGAACGTCTGCCTGTTCGAGCCCGGCGCACCCGCTGAACACCGCCGCGTGGCGCTGCAGCCCGCGGGCGACGGGGTGTGGTCGGCCTTCGCGCCCGGTGTGGGCGCCGGTCAGCTCTATGGCTTGCGCGCGAGCGGCCCATGGGCACCCGAAGCCGGCCACCGCTTCAACCCCGCGCGCCTGCTGCTCGACCCCTGGGCGCTCGCCCTGCTCGGCGACACCGGGCGCCTCGCCTTGCAGACCGGCCACACCTGCGCCGACCCGATGCACCCCACACAGGCCTGGAGCGAACACCAGCCCGACCCGGCAGACAACGCCGCCCACATGCCGCGCTGCGTGGTGGTGGACGCGCAGGCCGAGCTGGCCGCAGGCCTGGCCATCGCACCCGGCCCCGCCATCGCCGCCGACCGCGTGGTGATCTACGAGGCGCATGTGAAGGCCCTCACCCGCCTGCACCCCGAGCTGCCCGAGCACCAGCGCGGCACCTACGCCGCCCTGGCCCACCCCGCCGTGGTGCAGCACCTGCAAGGCCTGGGCATCACCACCGTGTGCCTGCTGCCGGTGCACCAGCACATCAGCGAGCGCCACCTGATCGAACGGGACTTGAGCAACCACTGGGGCTACAACACGCTCAACGCGTTCGCGCCCGAGCCGGCCTACGCCGCGGCCGGCGCCGACGACACCGCCGCCGTGCGCGCCGAGTTCCGCCACATGGTCGACACCCTGCACCGCGCGGGCATCGAGGTGGTGCTGGACGTGGTGTTCAACCACACGGCCGAGAGCGATCTTGACGGCCCCACGCTGAGCTGGCGCGGGCTGGGCCAGAACCGCTGGTACGCCATGGACAAGCACGGCGTGCCGCACAACTTCAGCGGTACCGGCAACAGCCTGGCGTTCAGCGAACCGCGCGTGCAGCAGTGGGTGCTGGACAGCCTGCGCTGGTGGGTGCAGGCCTTCGGCGTGGACGGGTTCCGTTTTGACCTCGCCGTGTCGCTGGGCCGCGACGCAGCGCTGGGCCATGCGTTCAACCCGCGCAGCGCGCTGCTCAGCGCCATGGCGCACGACCCGGTGCTGCGCAGCGTGCGCCTCATCGCCGAACCCTGGGACGTGGGGCCGAACGGTTACCACCTGGGCGGTTTCGAGGCCGGCTGGATGGAATGGAACGACCGCTTCCGCGACGGCGTGCGCGCCTTCTGGCTCGGCCACCACGGCACGCGAGGAGAACTCGCCACCCGGGTGTGTGCCAGCGGCGATGTGTTCCACCAGCGCGGCCGGCTGCCCGCCGCGAGCGTGAACATGGTGACCGCGCACGACGGCTTCAACCTCGCCGACCTCACGGCCCACCAGCACAAGCACAACGCCGCCAACGGCGAAGACAACCGCGACGGCCACGGCCACAACCTGAGCGCCAACGGCGGTGTGGAGGGCGCGACCGACGACCCGGAGGTGCTGCACCGCCGCGGCCTGTGGCGCCGCGCCCTGCTGGCCACGCTGTTTTGCGCGCAGGGCACGCCGCAGCTGCTGGCCGGTGACGAGCTGGGCCACAGCCAGCACGGCAACAACAACAGCTACTGCCAGGACAACACGACCACCTGGCTGGACTGGACGGGCGCCGACACCGAGCTCGCCGCCTTCGTGGCCCGTCTTGCGGCCTTGAGAAGGCAGCACCCCGGTCTGCGCCACGCGCGCTGGTTCGACGGCGCTGGCAACACCGATCACACAGCCCTGCCCGACATCGCCTGGCTCGACACCGACGGCCAGCCCCTGCGGGCCGACGCCTGGCAGGCCCGCGACCGCCACACACTCACCGCCCTGGTCACCGTGGGGGAAGGCAACGCGCCGCCGCACGAGCGCCTGCTGATCGTCTGGCACGCCGACCACGGCCGCTGCCAGCTCCCCTTGCCGCCCGGCGACTGGGTCTTGCTGCTGAACAGCGCTCGCGCGCAGGTGCTGCTGCCGGGCGAAGCCGCCGACACGGTCAACGGCCCACTGGCGCTGCACGAAGCCAGTGTGTGGGTGCTGGTCCAGGGCTTGCGTGTATCCGACGCCACCCAGTAG
- the malQ gene encoding 4-alpha-glucanotransferase, which yields MNTAIHPFLSRRTSGVLLHITSLPGPNGSGDFGIGARHFVDWLASAGQSMWQILPLSPAGPGNSPYQSVSAFAGSPLMVDLDDLVRMGWLPWMPTQGFDHHRCDFTRVAPWRMACLRKAWDGFSQRGSDACRAALADFCTEHAHWLDDYALFMVLSERHIGSWPQWPAPLAQRDPAALDEVRQHSSRALGFWQFVQWRFWVQWQALRDYARSRGVQMVGDAPIFVAHHSADVWAHANQFLLGGDFEPEVVAGVPPDYFSTTGQRWGNPLYNWPAMAHDGYRWWKDRVAHLFRQVDVVRLDHFRGFEAHWEIPATEPTAVAGQWQSGPGLQLFAALQEELGPLAIIAEDLGLITPEVTALREACGFPGMRILQFAFGGGPANPYLPHNLERNCVAYTGTHDNDTTLGWWRAASTQDKAAVRAYLGPAVDTAPHWTLITALSQSVASTLVLPFQDVLGLDGKHRMNTPGQAIGCWEWRFDWRQVDHRPAERLLAMARAHGRIP from the coding sequence ATGAACACCGCCATCCACCCTTTCCTCTCGCGCCGCACCAGCGGTGTGCTGCTGCACATCACCAGCCTGCCCGGTCCCAACGGTTCGGGCGATTTCGGCATCGGCGCGCGCCACTTTGTGGACTGGCTGGCCTCCGCCGGGCAGTCCATGTGGCAGATCCTGCCGCTCTCGCCGGCCGGGCCGGGCAATTCGCCTTACCAGAGCGTGTCGGCCTTTGCCGGCAGCCCGCTCATGGTGGATCTGGACGATCTGGTGCGCATGGGCTGGCTGCCCTGGATGCCCACGCAGGGCTTCGACCACCACCGCTGCGACTTCACCCGCGTGGCGCCCTGGCGCATGGCCTGCCTGCGCAAGGCCTGGGACGGTTTCAGCCAGCGCGGCAGCGACGCCTGCCGCGCCGCGCTGGCCGACTTCTGCACCGAACACGCGCACTGGCTCGACGACTACGCGCTCTTCATGGTGCTGAGCGAACGCCACATCGGCAGCTGGCCCCAGTGGCCCGCGCCACTCGCCCAGCGCGACCCCGCAGCGCTCGACGAGGTGCGACAGCACTCGTCCAGGGCGCTGGGTTTCTGGCAGTTCGTGCAGTGGCGCTTCTGGGTGCAGTGGCAGGCGCTGCGCGACTACGCGCGCAGCCGGGGCGTGCAGATGGTGGGCGACGCACCGATCTTTGTGGCGCACCACAGCGCCGACGTGTGGGCGCACGCGAACCAGTTCCTGCTCGGCGGCGACTTCGAGCCCGAGGTGGTGGCCGGCGTGCCACCCGACTACTTCAGCACCACCGGACAACGCTGGGGCAACCCGCTCTACAACTGGCCGGCGATGGCACACGATGGCTACCGCTGGTGGAAGGACCGCGTGGCCCACCTGTTCCGTCAGGTCGATGTGGTGCGGCTGGACCACTTTCGCGGCTTCGAGGCGCACTGGGAAATTCCAGCCACCGAGCCCACCGCGGTGGCCGGGCAATGGCAAAGCGGTCCCGGCCTGCAGCTCTTCGCCGCCTTGCAGGAAGAGTTGGGGCCGCTGGCCATCATCGCGGAAGACCTGGGCCTGATCACACCCGAGGTCACGGCGCTGCGCGAAGCCTGCGGTTTCCCCGGCATGCGCATCCTGCAGTTCGCCTTTGGCGGCGGACCGGCCAACCCCTACCTGCCGCACAACCTGGAACGCAACTGCGTGGCCTACACCGGCACGCACGACAACGACACCACCCTGGGATGGTGGCGCGCCGCCTCCACGCAGGACAAGGCCGCCGTGCGCGCCTACCTCGGCCCGGCCGTGGACACCGCACCGCACTGGACGCTGATCACCGCACTCTCGCAGTCGGTGGCCAGCACGCTGGTGCTGCCGTTCCAGGACGTGTTGGGCCTGGACGGCAAACACCGCATGAACACACCCGGGCAGGCCATCGGCTGCTGGGAATGGCGTTTCGACTGGCGCCAGGTCGATCACCGCCCCGCCGAACGATTGCTGGCCATGGCCCGCGCGCACGGCCGAATACCCTAG
- the glgC gene encoding glucose-1-phosphate adenylyltransferase, with protein sequence MEKTSPQQLARRTIALVLAGGRGSRLHALTDRRSKPAVYFGGKFRIVDFALSNCLNSGVRRIGVLTQYKSHSLLRHLQRGWSFLRNEFNEFIDLLPAQQRMDDESWYMGTADAVYQNLDILRAHKPEYILVLAGDHIYKMDYATLIADHVALGKKCTVACIEVPLAEATAFGVMDIDADRNIVHFLEKPAQPPHMPGKPDVALASMGVYVFNTEHLFEALKRDASTPGSSRDFGKDIIPAMVAAGDAVAHPFGLSCVKSSPEAPAYWRDVGTIDAYWAANLDLTNTIPELDMYDREWPIWTYQEQLPPAKFVFDDDGRRGCAVDSLVSGGCIISGALVRRSVLFSRVRVHSYASVEESVILPEVDIGRGCELHKVVVDNGCVIPPGMKIGVDAAEDTRRFFRTPSGVVLVTREMLEKLQ encoded by the coding sequence ATGGAAAAGACATCGCCCCAGCAACTGGCCCGACGCACCATCGCCCTGGTGCTCGCCGGCGGGCGCGGATCGCGCCTGCACGCCCTCACCGACCGGCGCTCCAAGCCCGCGGTCTACTTCGGCGGCAAGTTCCGCATCGTCGACTTCGCGCTGTCCAACTGCCTGAACTCGGGCGTGCGGCGCATCGGCGTGCTCACGCAGTACAAGTCCCACAGCCTGTTGCGCCATCTCCAGCGCGGCTGGAGTTTTCTGCGCAACGAGTTCAACGAATTCATCGACCTGCTGCCGGCCCAGCAGCGCATGGACGACGAGAGCTGGTACATGGGCACGGCAGATGCGGTCTACCAGAACCTGGACATCCTGCGCGCGCACAAGCCCGAGTACATCCTGGTGCTCGCGGGCGACCACATCTACAAGATGGACTACGCCACGCTGATCGCCGACCACGTGGCCCTGGGCAAAAAGTGCACCGTGGCCTGCATCGAGGTGCCGCTGGCCGAGGCCACCGCCTTCGGCGTGATGGACATCGACGCCGACCGCAACATCGTTCACTTCCTGGAAAAGCCCGCCCAACCGCCGCACATGCCCGGCAAGCCCGACGTGGCGCTGGCCAGCATGGGCGTGTACGTGTTCAACACCGAGCACCTGTTCGAGGCATTGAAGCGCGACGCGAGCACGCCCGGCTCCAGCCGCGACTTCGGCAAGGACATCATCCCGGCCATGGTGGCGGCTGGCGATGCGGTGGCGCATCCCTTCGGCCTGTCGTGCGTGAAAAGCTCTCCCGAGGCGCCGGCCTACTGGCGCGACGTGGGCACGATCGACGCCTACTGGGCCGCCAACCTCGACCTCACCAACACCATTCCCGAGCTCGACATGTACGACCGCGAGTGGCCGATCTGGACCTACCAGGAGCAGCTGCCACCGGCCAAGTTCGTGTTCGATGACGACGGCCGCCGCGGCTGCGCGGTGGACTCGCTGGTTTCGGGCGGCTGCATCATCTCGGGCGCGCTGGTGCGCCGCTCCGTGCTGTTCTCGCGCGTGCGGGTGCACTCGTATGCGTCGGTCGAGGAATCGGTGATCCTGCCCGAGGTCGACATCGGCCGCGGCTGCGAACTGCACAAGGTGGTGGTCGACAACGGCTGCGTGATCCCGCCGGGCATGAAGATCGGTGTGGACGCGGCCGAAGACACGCGCCGCTTTTTCCGCACGCCCAGCGGCGTCGTGCTGGTGACCCGTGAAATGCTTGAAAAACTGCAATGA
- the glgA gene encoding glycogen synthase GlgA codes for MTLKVLYVCSEVFPLLKTGGLADVSAGLPPALRALGADVRLLLPAFPGVVAGVTPEGPTLLVPAGGGSGLPAGLGPHAASAHGPTPWLQAGHITDSGMPVWLLHAPGLYERGGNPYLDEHGRPWPDSAEQFAWLGWAAALLGTGLDTAWFPDVVHGHDWHTGLAFAYLREFAQAGERRPVGVFTIHNLAYQGVFNAGLRPRLGLPDTLFHLQGLEFHGQINFMKAGLKYSDAITTVSPTYAREITGAEQGCGLDGVLRQRQAQLHGILNGVDDAVWNPLTDPLVQPGFDADHLQGKSQAKTRLQARMGLKPQADALLFSVVSRLTEQKGLHLLPAVVDELVGRGGQLAVLGSGDAAIEQALRDCAQRHPGQVALTVGYDEALAHSVIAGADVILLPSRFEPCGLTQLYGLRYGTLPLVRAVGGLADTVVDCSLEHLDDDSASGFVFHQLDLNGLQSALRRAFALYRRPADWRAVQRHAMSLRFSWEHAASDYLRVYASALPGLAST; via the coding sequence ATGACCCTCAAGGTTCTTTACGTCTGTTCCGAAGTCTTCCCGCTGCTCAAGACCGGTGGTCTGGCCGATGTGAGCGCAGGCTTGCCTCCCGCCCTGCGGGCCCTGGGTGCCGATGTGCGCCTGCTGTTGCCGGCCTTTCCCGGCGTGGTCGCAGGCGTCACGCCCGAGGGCCCCACGCTGCTGGTGCCGGCCGGGGGCGGCAGCGGCCTGCCCGCCGGGCTCGGTCCACACGCCGCCAGCGCGCACGGCCCCACGCCGTGGCTGCAAGCCGGGCACATCACCGACAGCGGCATGCCGGTGTGGCTGCTGCACGCGCCGGGCCTGTACGAGCGCGGTGGCAACCCCTACCTGGACGAACACGGCCGACCCTGGCCCGACAGCGCCGAGCAGTTTGCCTGGCTGGGCTGGGCCGCAGCCCTCCTGGGCACCGGTCTGGACACCGCCTGGTTCCCCGATGTCGTGCATGGCCACGACTGGCACACCGGCCTGGCGTTCGCCTACCTGCGCGAATTCGCGCAGGCAGGCGAACGCCGCCCGGTCGGCGTGTTCACCATCCACAACCTGGCTTACCAGGGCGTGTTCAACGCCGGCCTGCGCCCGCGACTGGGCCTGCCCGACACCCTCTTTCACCTGCAAGGGCTGGAGTTCCACGGCCAGATCAACTTCATGAAGGCGGGCCTGAAGTACAGCGACGCCATCACCACCGTGAGCCCGACCTACGCGCGCGAGATCACCGGGGCCGAACAAGGCTGCGGCCTGGACGGCGTGCTGCGCCAGCGCCAGGCGCAGCTGCACGGCATTCTCAACGGCGTGGACGACGCGGTGTGGAACCCGCTGACCGATCCGCTGGTGCAGCCCGGGTTTGATGCCGACCACCTGCAAGGCAAGTCCCAGGCCAAGACCCGGCTGCAAGCGCGCATGGGTCTGAAGCCCCAAGCCGACGCCCTGCTGTTCTCGGTGGTGAGCCGCCTCACCGAACAAAAGGGCCTGCACCTGCTGCCAGCCGTGGTGGACGAGCTGGTGGGTCGTGGCGGACAACTCGCGGTGCTGGGCTCGGGCGACGCAGCCATCGAACAGGCCTTGCGCGACTGCGCCCAGCGCCACCCCGGCCAGGTGGCGCTCACCGTGGGCTACGACGAAGCGCTGGCGCACAGCGTGATTGCCGGGGCCGACGTGATCCTGCTGCCCTCGCGCTTCGAACCCTGCGGCCTGACCCAGCTCTACGGCCTGCGCTACGGCACACTGCCCTTGGTGCGCGCGGTGGGCGGCCTGGCCGACACCGTGGTGGACTGCAGCCTGGAGCACCTGGACGACGATAGCGCCAGCGGTTTTGTCTTCCACCAACTTGACCTGAATGGCCTGCAATCGGCCCTGCGCCGGGCCTTTGCACTGTATCGCCGCCCGGCCGACTGGCGCGCCGTGCAGCGCCACGCCATGTCGCTGCGCTTCAGCTGGGAGCACGCAGCCAGCGACTACCTTCGGGTCTACGCCTCGGCCTTGCCAGGCCTGGCCAGCACCTGA